The window CCGAAATTGGCGCTGCCCGCGCCCACGACGACGATCTTGGTTGGTTTCATGCTCGCTCACCGCGGATAGCCCGGTCGGGCATTGTGGTTGGCTGCCTGGCGCGCGCCGTTTACGGCGCGGAGGTATAATCGCGCGTCAGTTCGATCGAGCGCTCGCGGTCCATGACGCGGAAGGTGAATGAGCCGTTCTTGCGGTCCGGCGCCGGCGAGTCGAAGCGGACCTGATACTGCGTCGCCAGTTGCCCGCGCACTTTCTCGTACAGGTCTTTGAGCGAAGCCGCGTCGGGCGTCTCCAGGTACCCACCGCCAGTGCGCCCGGAGATCTGGCGCAGGACATCCGGCGTCAAATCCGGGTTGATCAGTCCGATCGTGTAGATCGGCACGTTGAGCTGCTGCACTTGTGCCAGCATATCCGATAGTGACGCGCGGCTGGCGGTGTCGGCGCCGTCGGTCAGCACGATCACGGCCTGGCGCCCGCCGAGTTGACGCTGGTTCGCGGCGATGCTGATGATCACGTCGCGCAGCGCGGTATTGCCGTCGGCGATCAGCCCGTCGAGGGCGGCGAGCACCACCGCCCGCTCGGTCGTGCAGGTGGTCAGCCGCTTGACTGTAGTGGAGAAGCTGTAGAGGCAGATGGCGCTGCCCGCGCCGATCTGCCGGACGAACTCGCCGGCGGCGGCTTTGGCGTTGAGCAGCGGCGCGCCGCGCATACTGCCGCTGACATCCATGGCGAGTGCGACGGTGACGGGCGACGCCTGGCTATCGACCGCACTCAGCGTGAAGCTATTCACCGGCGCGCCGTCGATCGCCAGGCTGCAGCGGAACGAGCCGTGCAGGCGGGTGCCGGCGCTGTCGGCGTTGATCGCAGTAAAGTAGGCCGTTAGCGCAGGGAACGAGGTGGTATCCACCTGCGCGCCGACGATGGTGAGGTTCTGAAGCGACACGACGCCGACCGCATCGGACGGCTGGCCGAACTCGCAGACCGAGAGCTCGCTCTCGCCGTCGCCGGCCCGGGCGCGCACGCGGATGGCGCCGCCGCCGGGGCAGAAACCGGGCGCGCTGAACGCCAGGGACCATTGACTGCTGTTGATCTCGCTCGACGGGGCCACGACGACGCCGCTCATCGGCCGGCCGTTCAGCCACACGTCAAAATCGACGGCCGCGCCATTGGGCAGCGGCGCGCCCCCTTTGGTCAATGCCGATTCGAGGCGCACGCTGCACGGCGCGTCGAGCTCGACCTTGTAGTCGCCGAAAGCCAGCGGTCCGGCCGGCAACGGCACCGGGGTGCCGCGTGCGCGCGGGCGGCCGCCGCTGGAGGCATCGGCGCCGCTATCGGAACCGAAGAAAGGCAGGCGCGACAGGTCGAGGCCGGGCACGCGGTCGCGGAACAGCAGGAGCCCGGCCACCAGGATGCCAAAGGCGGCCACCGGGCCGAGCGCCATGATGATGCCGTCGAGCATTCCGAACACGGTGCGGTCCGGGTTACGCTCCGCCGCAACCGGCTCGTCACCCAGGTCGCCCACGGCGCGGCGCGGCAGGGCTTTCTTGAGTGCCTGTGCCAGCGCATGCCCATCGGCTGGCCGGGCCAGCGGATCGGTTGCGGTTGCCTTGGCCAGCACGGTGGCCAGGCTTCGGTTGGCGTCGACATCGCCGATTACTGCCCACAGCAGCGCGCTCAGCGTGTAGACGTCTGCCGGTGGCGTGGGTGTGCCCGTGCGTGCTTCGGGTGCGACGAACTGGTCGGCGTTTCCGTCCGGCCGGGCGTCCATTGCGAGGGTGAGGTGTGAGGCGCGGGTGAAGCGCAGGCTGCTGAGCGAGAGTGGCTGCGGGCGACTCAGCGTCTGACCGGTACGATGCATGGTCCCGAGCGAATCGACCAGCCGGACCCATCGCCAGCCGACGAACGCGGGGTCCAGCCGCGGCGTCAGGTTGAGCAGGGTAGCGAGGGATGGCGCACTGACTTCAAAGGCGAAGTAGTGTCGCTCGCCCGCATCAAACAACGCACCGTCTAGCGCGTCCGGCGCTCCGTCGAATGGTGTATCCGATTCGAGCAGCCAGTAGAAGCCTTCGACCTGGTTGCGAATCGCCAGGAAGAGTGAACGGTCCCCGCGCGCGGCGACTTCGATAATTTGGTAGGCGTCGATGCTGTCGTTAAGGCGTGTTTGTGTTGCCATACTGGTTATCCGCGCTCATTGGCGCCCATGCGTGCCCGCGCGGTCGAGTTGACGGCGTCGCTTCGCGTGCTGGCGCCGGTCATTCGATTAGCGCGCCCTGTGCCGGATCGAGCAGAAAGCGACGCTCGGCGTCGTCCAGCCCCTCGTTCTCGATGTCGACACGGCGAAAGTGCGCGCCGTCCACCCGCGCGGGGCGGTACAGGTGCGCAAACTGCGCCACAGTCAGGAACGCGCCGCGCAGATCGGCCCCGCGCAAATCTGCGCCGCGCAGATCCGCGCCTTCAAGATCGGCGTTCGACAGGTCGGCGTCGCGCAGGTCGGCGCCGGTGAACGTGCTGCGCGTGAAGTTCGCGCTGCGGGCGTCGGCCCCGCGCAGCAGCGCGCCGCTCAGCTCACAGGCCTTGATCTGCGCGCCGCGCAGGTTGAGGCCGCTCAAATCGACGCCGCGCCATTGCGCGAACTTATCGTCCATGATCGCCGCGCAGTCCGAGAAATCCTTCGCCGCTATGCGGCGCGCGAACTCGGCGCCATCCATGGGCCGGGGGTCGTAGCGCTCCTCGGCCCACGGGTCGGCGTGGTTGTGGTAGGCCGAGGTGCGCTCCCAGAAGCCGAGCCGGTCTTCGGCCAGCAACTCGATCTGCCTGAGCCACTTCAGGCTCTTGTAGAAATATTTGCCGTGGCAGACCGAACGCACCGGGCCCCCGTGCGCGCGATCCAGCGGCGCGCCGTCCACCGCATGCGCGAGGATGACGTGCTCCAGCGCATAGTCGAGCGGCAGGGAGGTGTCGTGCTTGCGGCGCGAGTAGGCGGCGAAGCGCACGAATCGCGCATCGCGCAACGGGCCGGCCTGGTTGAGCAGCGTCGAGAGCGGCACGCCGGTCCAGCGGTGATCGAGGTGCGTCCAGCCGGTCACGCAGATGGTGTCCCAACTGCGCTCGACCGCAGGCAGGCGCAGAAAATCTTCGAGCGACAGTTGCAGCCGCGTGCGCACCAGTCCGTCCACCGACAGCCGCCACTCGGCGGGCGTGAACGGCGCGGGCTCGCGCTCCCCGACGACGGGAAACTTGAGCGTCAGCGATTGATTGGGCGAAAGACGGTCGTTGGTCATAGCGTTAATTGCAGCCGCCGGGGCGGTTCACGGTATCCATCAGCGGGGTGGCGCTGAATACGCCGCGCACCGCGGCGCGCACCTTGTTGACGTCCGGTAACATCACCCACCAGCCCTGCGGCGAGATCACGCTCGGCGCGAGATTGAGATCGATCGTCATGCCGTGCACGTTGCTCAGCTTCGTTTCGGCGGCGGTGCGCGCCAGCGGCAGGATCAGCGTGGGCGGCAGGTCGGTCTGGATGTACGGCTGCACGGCCTGGTAGAGCTGCGGGATGCGCGCGAACATGTCGGGCGAGAGCATCTGTTCGCGCACGCCGAGCAGGACGCGGTTCTGCCGGCGCATGCGGTCGAAGATGCCGGTGCTCAGGCGCGAGCGTGAATAATCGAGCGCCATCTGGCCGTCCATGCGCGCGCGCGGCGGCGCGACCTTCAACACGCGCACGCCGCCCGGCTTGCTGGCATCCGGGTAGCGCTCTTCGAGCGCGCAGTCGATGGCGACATTGATCGGCCCGATGGTATCGATCGCCTTGACCATGCCTTCAAAGTTGACGCGCACGTAGTAATCGATGGTGATGCCGAGCAGGCTGCCGAGCACCTGCTTGACCAGCGGCGGCCCGCCAAACTCGTCCAGTGTGTTGACGCGATTGGGTGAGCGGCCCGGGATGCTGACCAGCACATCGCGCGCGACGTTCACGATGCCGACGCGCTGGCTCTTCGGGTCGATCATTACGACGATCATCGTGTCGGTGCGCCAGTCGGTCGACCCGGCGCGGTGGTCGCTGCCAAGCAGCACGATGTTGAGCGTGCCGGGCAGGGGCGGCAGCGGTGTACCGGCCGGTGCGAGTGTGCGCGACGGCGTGGGGGTGGCCGTCGCGGCGGCCGGCTGCGGCGTCGCAGCGCGCGCGGCCGGCGTGCCGCTGGGGCGTGTTGCCGTTGTGGCGGGCGTGGCTGTTGGCGTTGGCAGCAGCATCTCCGGGTCGGCGTCGTCGGTCTGCGGGGGCGGGATGGAGGCCGGATCAAAGGTGGCGACCGACACGTCGAACGAGTCGCCGGCGCGCGGGGCGCTGACCGGTATTTCCATCATCAGGAGCACGGCCGCGCCGAGCAGCGCCGCGCCAGCGGCGATCAGCAGCACGCCGCCCGCCAGCAGGATTATCTTCCTCACGCCGTCTCCGCCAGTATCGGCTGCAGGCACGCGATCAGCGCGGCCATGCGCCCCGCCACGCGCGTCAGGTAGTCCTCATCGTAAGGTGCCAGCGGCACGGTCTCGTAAATCTTGCTCCAACCTTTGTCCCAGCGCTCGAAATGCACGCCGTCGCCCAGCGCATGCTTGATCTCGAACATGTGCGGGGTGAAGTGCTGCATCAAAGCGTCGTTCAACTCGCGGCCGCGCCGCTCGAAGTGCAGGCCGATCTCGAAGGCGTTGAGGCGCGTATACGCCGACGCTTCATAGTGCGCCGTGAAGTCGTCGTAGTAGACCTGCAGCATCCAGTTGCGCACGCGCTGCTCGAAAGCGCGCAGCGGGCGCGGCAGAAGCGGCTTGATGTGCGCCGGCAGGGCGCGGAAGAATTCGCTGGATCGATAGACGGTCGACATAGGGAAGTTGAATCGATTATAGCAAGCGTGGCGGCGGCGCACAAGCGCCTGAGATTTGAATTTCTCGCCTTGTCGTCGGCGTGAGCGCGCTGCGACCTGCCGGCGGTCGATTTGTCGCGCGCGCCGACGGGGCATAGAATAACGGCACACCAGCCGATGTCACCACGAACGATCCTGTTAGCATTCCTGCTGCTGTGCCTGTCCGCGTGCGAGCGCGAGCCCGATGCGCCCGCCGGGACGGCCTTGCCTCCGGCAGGCACGGCGCCCGCCGGCAACCCGCGCCCGACCGATGCCTCGCTATCCCCGGCCGCCAATCCCGGCACGCCCGGCGGCGGCAAACTGCCCGGCGCGACCATCGTGATTGCGGTCCTTAACGACCAGTCCGGCATCTACGCCGATTTTGGCGGCAGGTACGCCGTGGAGGCGGCGCAGATGGCGGCCGAGGAGTTCGTGTCGCGCACCGGCGCCGCCGTCGAGGTCATCAGCGCCGATCACCAGAACGACCCCGACAAGGCGGCCGCGCGCGCGCAGGAGTTGTTCGACAAATCCGGCGCCGATGTGATTCTCGACGTGCCGACGTCGGCGGCGGCGCTGCGCATCATGAAGCTGGCCGCCGACAAGCGCCGCCTCTACATCAACATTTCGGCGGCGACGGCCGATCTGACCGGCAAAGAGTGCAACCGGTACACCTTTCACTACGCGTACGACATTCCGCAACTGGCCAATGCGGCCGCGCAGTGGACGGCGCAGAACCTTGGTAAACGCTGGCACATCATCTACCCGAAGTACGGCTTCGGGCAGGAGATGGAAGCGGCGTTCCGCAAAGCGATCGAGTCGGCGGGCGGCACGGTGCTGGCGTCGGATCCGGCGCCGTTCCCGCACCCGACCGGCGACTACACGGACTGGCTGCGTCGCACGATCGCGTATCATCCCGACGTCGTCGGCGTGATGCAGGCGGGAGCCGATCTGGGTGCGGTGGCGCGCGCGTACAACGCACTCAAGGTGCGCGATCAGCGCATCACGCTGGTGGCGGGCCTGCTGCTGGAGACCGACATTCAGTCTGCCGGGGCCGATGTGCTGGCCGGCACCGTGTTTGCCACGCCGTGGTACTGGGCGATGGATCGCGAGGCGCGCGACTGGGCCGACCGGTTCCAGAAGCGCACTGGCGCGCGGCCGACGTTCGCGCAAGCGGCGACCTATTCGGCAGCGGTGCAGTACCTGGAGGCCGTGCGGCGCGCGGGGACGGACCAACCGGACGCGGTCATCAAGGCGCTGGAAAACTATCGCTTCAGCGATATGTTTATCCGCAACGGCTTGATTCGTGCCGAGGACCATCTGGTTCAGCACGACATGCTGGTGGGGCAGGTCAAGCCTTCGGCGGACGTGCGCGAGCCGCGGGATACCGTGAAGGTACTCGGCGTGGTGCCGGCCGATCGTGCGGCGCGTCCGGCCGCCGAGTCCGGCTGTACCATGCGCTGAGATCTGGCCGTCTATGAATAGTTCGCGCAACAGTGGCGCATATTTCACCGGCATGGCGCTCATCATACTCTACGGCGTGGTGCTGCTGCGCACGGCATGGATTTCCGACGACGCGGCGATTACGCTGCGCGTCGTGCTGAATACGGCGCACGGCTGGGGGCCGACCTACAACATCGCCGAGCGCGTGCAGGCGTTCACGCACCCGCTCTGGTTCGTGCTGCTGGCGCTGGCGAACGCCGTGCTTGGTAATGTCTTCGCGGTGGCCTTTGCGCTTTCGTTCGCGCTGGCGCTGCTGGCGTTTGTCCTGGCGCTCCGGCGCGGCGTGGCGACCGGGTGGGCGGTCGTCTGCGCGCTCGTCCTCATCGGCTCCAAGGCGTTTGTCGACTACAGCGGATCGGGGCTGGAGAACCCGCTGGCGTACCTGCTCGTGGCGCTGTTTGTGCATGGAATGACCGGGGACGATGACGCGCCGCCGCAGTTGGCATGGCTGGTGTTCCTCGCGTCGTTGATCTACCTGACGCGTCCCGACCTTGGCCTGCTCATCGCACCGCTGCTGGTTGTGGCCTACTGGCGGTCGCGGCATGACTGGCGGCGCGGGGCGTGGCAGACGCTGCTGGGCACGTCACCGGCCATCGTATGGACAGCGTTCTCGCTGGCCTATTACGGCTTTCCATTTCCGAACACGGCGTATGCCAAGCTGGGCAACAACGTCGACGGCTGGGATCTGGTGCGCCAGGGCGGGTACTACTTCCTCGACTCGCTCGATCGCGATCCGCTCACGCTGCTGGCGATTGCGCTGGCCGTGGTTTCCGGTCTGCGATCGAACATGGTAAATCGCGGGCTGGCATTCGGCATTGGAATCTACCTGCTCTATGTGGCGCGGATCGGCGGCGACTTCATGTCCGGCCGGTTCTTTGCCGTGCCGCTCTTCGCCGCGGTGCTGATCCTGGCGCGTATGCCGGCGATCGGTGGCTCCATGTCCGCGGCGCTTGCGGTGGCGGTTGCGGCGGTCAGCCTGCTGTCGCCGGGCGCGCCGCTGATGAGCGACAGCCGTTACAGCAATGAGAAGCTGAGCCTGGCCGGCATCGCCGACGAGCGCGGGTACTATTTCCAGCGCTGGGGGCTGATAGCGGGCAGCCGCGAGCGATTTGTCGATCTGCCGGCGTGGCCGGATGCGTCCGGCGCGCTCGATATTGTGGAACTGCGCGAAGTGTGCGGGGGTCTGGGGTACACCGGGTTGTATACCGGGCCGTGGGTGCATTTTGTGGACCGATGCGGCCTGAGCGATCCGTTGCTGGCGCGTCTGCCGCCGAATATCAATCCGAACTGGCGCGCCGGCCACTTCGAGCGAACACTACCGGAAGGATACCTTGACAGTATTCGCGGATCGGACAATCGCATCCGTGACGACAGGCTTAAGGAATACTACGACGCCATCCGGTTGATTACCCGCGCGCCGCTCGACGCGCCGGGTCGCTGGGACGCCATAATGCAGATGAATCTCGGCCGCTATGACAATCTGATCGAACGAGAGGGCTACGGGGCCGCGCCTTCGCTGACCTTAGCGGCGGAGGCGTTGACCACCGTGCGCACTGAGGGCAGTCGCTGGGATGCGCCGGGCAACATTGTGTTTCGCCGGCTATTTCCCGTGACGGTGACGTTCGGCGCGCTCCAGACCGGTAAGCGGGAGATCGACCTGTCATTCGATAGCAACGACCAGTACCGTCTCACATTCATGCGCGGCGCGCGGGCGCTGGGTAGCCTGGTGCTTGGTCCGCGACCGCTGCCGAAAGGCGGGCTGACGCGCTATGTGTTGCCGCTACCCGCCGGCATCTCCACCGATGGATTTGACGCGGTCCTGGTCGAGGCGCTTGAGGGGGATGGGGCGTACGCCCTGG of the Chloroflexota bacterium genome contains:
- a CDS encoding VWA domain-containing protein, which produces MATQTRLNDSIDAYQIIEVAARGDRSLFLAIRNQVEGFYWLLESDTPFDGAPDALDGALFDAGERHYFAFEVSAPSLATLLNLTPRLDPAFVGWRWVRLVDSLGTMHRTGQTLSRPQPLSLSSLRFTRASHLTLAMDARPDGNADQFVAPEARTGTPTPPADVYTLSALLWAVIGDVDANRSLATVLAKATATDPLARPADGHALAQALKKALPRRAVGDLGDEPVAAERNPDRTVFGMLDGIIMALGPVAAFGILVAGLLLFRDRVPGLDLSRLPFFGSDSGADASSGGRPRARGTPVPLPAGPLAFGDYKVELDAPCSVRLESALTKGGAPLPNGAAVDFDVWLNGRPMSGVVVAPSSEINSSQWSLAFSAPGFCPGGGAIRVRARAGDGESELSVCEFGQPSDAVGVVSLQNLTIVGAQVDTTSFPALTAYFTAINADSAGTRLHGSFRCSLAIDGAPVNSFTLSAVDSQASPVTVALAMDVSGSMRGAPLLNAKAAAGEFVRQIGAGSAICLYSFSTTVKRLTTCTTERAVVLAALDGLIADGNTALRDVIISIAANQRQLGGRQAVIVLTDGADTASRASLSDMLAQVQQLNVPIYTIGLINPDLTPDVLRQISGRTGGGYLETPDAASLKDLYEKVRGQLATQYQVRFDSPAPDRKNGSFTFRVMDRERSIELTRDYTSAP
- a CDS encoding molybdopterin-dependent oxidoreductase; this encodes MTNDRLSPNQSLTLKFPVVGEREPAPFTPAEWRLSVDGLVRTRLQLSLEDFLRLPAVERSWDTICVTGWTHLDHRWTGVPLSTLLNQAGPLRDARFVRFAAYSRRKHDTSLPLDYALEHVILAHAVDGAPLDRAHGGPVRSVCHGKYFYKSLKWLRQIELLAEDRLGFWERTSAYHNHADPWAEERYDPRPMDGAEFARRIAAKDFSDCAAIMDDKFAQWRGVDLSGLNLRGAQIKACELSGALLRGADARSANFTRSTFTGADLRDADLSNADLEGADLRGADLRGADLRGAFLTVAQFAHLYRPARVDGAHFRRVDIENEGLDDAERRFLLDPAQGALIE
- a CDS encoding LCP family protein, with the protein product MRKIILLAGGVLLIAAGAALLGAAVLLMMEIPVSAPRAGDSFDVSVATFDPASIPPPQTDDADPEMLLPTPTATPATTATRPSGTPAARAATPQPAAATATPTPSRTLAPAGTPLPPLPGTLNIVLLGSDHRAGSTDWRTDTMIVVMIDPKSQRVGIVNVARDVLVSIPGRSPNRVNTLDEFGGPPLVKQVLGSLLGITIDYYVRVNFEGMVKAIDTIGPINVAIDCALEERYPDASKPGGVRVLKVAPPRARMDGQMALDYSRSRLSTGIFDRMRRQNRVLLGVREQMLSPDMFARIPQLYQAVQPYIQTDLPPTLILPLARTAAETKLSNVHGMTIDLNLAPSVISPQGWWVMLPDVNKVRAAVRGVFSATPLMDTVNRPGGCN
- a CDS encoding ABC transporter substrate-binding protein is translated as MSPRTILLAFLLLCLSACEREPDAPAGTALPPAGTAPAGNPRPTDASLSPAANPGTPGGGKLPGATIVIAVLNDQSGIYADFGGRYAVEAAQMAAEEFVSRTGAAVEVISADHQNDPDKAAARAQELFDKSGADVILDVPTSAAALRIMKLAADKRRLYINISAATADLTGKECNRYTFHYAYDIPQLANAAAQWTAQNLGKRWHIIYPKYGFGQEMEAAFRKAIESAGGTVLASDPAPFPHPTGDYTDWLRRTIAYHPDVVGVMQAGADLGAVARAYNALKVRDQRITLVAGLLLETDIQSAGADVLAGTVFATPWYWAMDREARDWADRFQKRTGARPTFAQAATYSAAVQYLEAVRRAGTDQPDAVIKALENYRFSDMFIRNGLIRAEDHLVQHDMLVGQVKPSADVREPRDTVKVLGVVPADRAARPAAESGCTMR